In Helianthus annuus cultivar XRQ/B chromosome 8, HanXRQr2.0-SUNRISE, whole genome shotgun sequence, a single genomic region encodes these proteins:
- the LOC110872023 gene encoding DNA replication complex GINS protein PSF3 — translation MAKYYDIDDILADEELVPAVFLEAVNGVGLLQSNETNRIEPRSKVELPFWLASELHLRQAASVNVPPCYNKKTREEIGADGAHVDLRSRCSYFYQLGCKIVQLIGDKTIGSLLLVAFQIRYKEVLIKAHTSASILGPKFLSLLTKEETKLYDAAKSSTAAFKSWRMGGPRFQKASVLGRKRKPIGE, via the exons ATGGCGAAATATTACGATATCGATGACATCTTAGCAGATGAAGAG CTCGTTCCAGCGGTGTTCCTCGAAGCAGTAAACGGAGTTGGTTTACTTCAATCGAATGAAACAAACAGG ATAGAACCTAGGTCAAAGGTAGAATTACCGTTCTGGCTCGCTAGTGAACTGCACCTGAGACAGGCAGCATCCGTCAACGTTCCTCCATGTTATAATAAGAA AACTCGAGAAGAAATTGGGGCTGATGGTGCACACGTGGACTTAAGATCTCGATGCTCGTATTTTTATCAGTTAGGATGCAAGATAGTGCAACT GATCGGTGACAAAACTATTGGATCTTTACTCTTGGTTGCTTTCCAGATAAGGTATAAGGAAGTTTTGATCAAGGCGCATACATCAGCATCGATACTGGGCCCGAAGTTTTTATCGCTATTAacgaaagaagaaacaaaat TGTATGATGCTGCTAAGTCATCAACTGCGGCATTTAAGAGCTGGCGTATGGGTGGACCGAGGTTTCAAAAGGCTTCTGTTCTTGGTAGAAAGAGGAAACCGATTGGTGAGTAA